From a single Glycine soja cultivar W05 chromosome 19, ASM419377v2, whole genome shotgun sequence genomic region:
- the LOC114398679 gene encoding uncharacterized protein LOC114398679, translating into MDSADAWRVAACGNSNVNKIMLRFRPIAPKPVTGISAAEAGSAVGEVTQNNHVSVLGKRPKRKYVRIRRNSGYVRKNNGDSNGKSNGNGNDESSDVAVVTLQLMPEKDAPGGDVTLAGDSWCKNVDLDLTVEKIQIVENRSAPPPRAAAEEGEGGKRSDLVAAAKVAESWVTVESVTGTCMGEGDGEGGRGLLDCTDAEKVKSLEADTCPAFVCDGSLRVRWVNDAYKRMMLEGREGEGENIVVWLKVKDSAIASWWCYSHPAFTCGVRLQYTWRNEKCTKMVPCDVWRLDCGGFAWRLDVKAALSLGL; encoded by the coding sequence ATGGACAGTGCAGACGCGTGGCGCGTGGCCGCGTGTGGCAACTCCAACGTCAACAAAATAATGCTCCGCTTCCGCCCGATCGCGCCGAAGCCGGTCACCGGAATTTCCGCCGCCGAAGCTGGCTCCGCCGTCGGAGAAGTTACTCAGAACAACCACGTGTCAGTCCTGGGGAAGAGACCGAAGAGGAAGTACGTTAGGATTCGGAGGAACAGTGGATACGTGAGAAAGAATAACGGAGACAGTAACGGAAAAAGTAACGGTAACGGTAACGATGAGTCTTCCGACGTGGCGGTTGTGACGTTGCAGTTGATGCCTGAGAAGGACGCGCCGGGAGGAGACGTCACGCTCGCCGGAGATTCGTGGTGTAAGAACGTTGATCTTGACCTAACCGTGGAGAAGATTCAGATCGTGGAGAATCGGAGTGCTCCACCGCCGCGCGCGGCGGCGGAGGAAGGCGAGGGAGGTAAGCGTTCAGATCTTGTTGCGGCGGCGAAGGTGGCGGAGTCTTGGGTGACAGTGGAGAGCGTGACAGGCACGTGCATGGGGGAGGGAGACGGAGAGGGAGGGCGAGGGTTATTAGATTGTACGGACGCGGAGAAGGTGAAGAGCCTAGAAGCTGACACGTGTCCTGCTTTTGTCTGTGACGGAAGCCTTAGGGTGCGGTGGGTGAATGACGCGTACAAGAGGATGATGCTGGAGGGGCGTGAGGGTGAGGGTGAGAATATCGTGGTGTGGTTGAAAGTGAAGGATAGTGCCATCGCTTCGTGGTGGTGCTACTCTCACCCGGCGTTCACCTGCGGTGTGAGGCTGCAGTACACGTGGCGGAACGAGAAGTGCACGAAGATGGTGCCGTGTGATGTTTGGAGATTGGACTGTGGCGGGTTTGCATGGAGGCTAGACGTGAAAGCTGCGCTCAG